In Corynebacterium ulcerans, one genomic interval encodes:
- a CDS encoding glutamine amidotransferase → MVSVLLVSPRSGESVAHAEYNDVLRATGLSPEQLTQRMLDTAEATVGSLEGFDGVIVGGSPLNVTNDSYDQWQLQVHSELQKLIDAPLPVFFICYGTALAISLTGGTVERSHPEASGPTIVQLTVEGKQDRITRDLPAEFSSLTGHTESAESLGHGVTLLATGPTCPIQMVRINSSTWACQFHAEMDAAAMKTRMDFYFDYGYFTPEDYDSIVAMLPYIDTTHSNKVLQNFVEVCRNNR, encoded by the coding sequence ATGGTCTCCGTTCTTTTAGTCTCTCCACGATCTGGCGAATCAGTTGCGCACGCTGAATATAACGATGTCCTTCGCGCCACGGGCCTTTCTCCCGAACAGCTCACGCAGCGAATGTTGGATACCGCCGAAGCAACCGTGGGGTCTTTGGAAGGATTTGACGGAGTAATCGTCGGTGGTAGTCCGCTCAACGTTACCAACGATTCCTATGACCAATGGCAGCTTCAGGTTCATTCAGAGCTACAGAAGCTTATCGACGCTCCCCTCCCAGTGTTTTTTATTTGTTACGGTACGGCGCTTGCTATATCCCTGACAGGTGGAACCGTCGAGCGTTCGCATCCTGAAGCATCTGGTCCTACGATCGTTCAGCTCACTGTTGAGGGGAAACAAGATAGAATCACCCGCGACCTTCCCGCAGAGTTTAGCTCGCTCACCGGACACACAGAAAGTGCTGAGAGCCTCGGACACGGGGTTACGTTATTAGCTACGGGACCCACTTGTCCGATCCAGATGGTTCGAATCAACAGCTCCACATGGGCGTGCCAGTTTCATGCAGAAATGGATGCTGCTGCGATGAAAACGCGTATGGATTTCTATTTTGACTATGGGTATTTCACCCCCGAAGATTACGATTCCATCGTTGCGATGCTCCCCTATATTGACACGACGCATTCCAACAAAGTGCTACAAAATTTTGTTGAGGTCTGCCGGAACAACCGCTAA
- a CDS encoding PFL family protein — MTTLHSSSNILETIEMIEKYRLDIRTVTMGISLLDCVRGTMEDTCDAIYNKITTVAKDLVSECEGIERELGIPIVNKRISVTPVALIAAAVDGSPVEIAKALDRAAKAVGVNFIGGYSALVEKGMTSGDKKLIDSIPEALTVTDVVCSSVNIGSSRAGINMDAVREMGRVIKEAAELTKDNSAIACAKLVVFANAVGDNPFMAGAFHGVEEPDCVVSVGVSGPGVVDRALGSLDGASLDQVAEAIKKAAFKITRAGQLVGNMASERLGVPFGIVDLSLAPTAELGDSVAHIMEHMGLNQVGTHGTTAALALLNDAVKKGGMMACSRVGGLSGSFIPVSEDKGMIDAVRAGNISVDKLEAMTAICSVGLDMIAIPGATSAELISGMIADEAAIGVMNHKTTAVRVIPVPGTHPGDEVNFGGLLGYAPVIPVSTVDNSAFIQRGGFIPAPVHGFRN, encoded by the coding sequence ATGACTACGCTTCATTCAAGCAGCAATATCTTGGAAACAATCGAGATGATTGAAAAATATCGTCTTGATATTCGCACCGTAACTATGGGCATCAGCCTTCTAGATTGTGTCCGGGGAACAATGGAGGATACGTGCGATGCGATTTATAACAAGATCACGACCGTAGCTAAAGATCTGGTATCCGAGTGTGAAGGCATTGAACGCGAACTCGGAATCCCCATCGTCAACAAACGCATTTCCGTGACACCTGTGGCCCTCATTGCTGCAGCTGTCGATGGCAGCCCTGTAGAAATTGCGAAGGCTCTCGATCGAGCCGCAAAGGCAGTAGGAGTCAACTTTATTGGCGGCTACTCCGCATTAGTCGAAAAGGGCATGACCTCAGGGGATAAGAAGCTTATTGACTCCATCCCTGAGGCACTAACTGTTACGGATGTTGTTTGTTCTTCCGTTAACATTGGTTCTTCCCGCGCCGGCATCAACATGGATGCGGTAAGGGAAATGGGCAGGGTCATTAAAGAAGCAGCAGAACTGACTAAGGATAACAGTGCAATTGCTTGCGCTAAATTGGTCGTTTTTGCTAATGCTGTGGGCGATAACCCCTTTATGGCCGGAGCTTTCCATGGTGTGGAAGAACCCGACTGCGTGGTAAGCGTCGGTGTGTCCGGACCTGGTGTTGTGGATAGGGCGCTTGGTTCTCTTGATGGAGCTAGCCTAGATCAGGTCGCAGAAGCCATTAAAAAGGCTGCTTTTAAAATCACCCGCGCAGGACAATTAGTGGGAAATATGGCATCCGAACGCTTGGGGGTTCCTTTTGGCATCGTGGATCTCTCACTAGCACCAACCGCGGAACTAGGCGATTCTGTTGCACACATTATGGAGCACATGGGGCTTAATCAAGTAGGAACTCATGGAACAACCGCGGCTCTTGCATTGCTTAATGACGCAGTGAAAAAGGGCGGCATGATGGCCTGCTCCCGCGTGGGAGGCCTCTCCGGCTCTTTCATCCCTGTTTCAGAAGACAAGGGAATGATCGACGCAGTACGTGCTGGAAACATTTCCGTGGATAAACTCGAAGCAATGACAGCAATCTGTTCGGTGGGCCTAGACATGATTGCTATTCCTGGAGCTACCTCGGCAGAGCTGATTTCTGGCATGATCGCCGACGAAGCTGCAATCGGCGTCATGAACCATAAGACCACAGCCGTCCGCGTAATCCCTGTTCCTGGTACTCACCCTGGCGATGAGGTTAACTTTGGCGGCCTCCTGGGATACGCCCCCGTTATCCCCGTATCCACCGTTGATAATTCTGCCTTTATCCAGCGCGGTGGTTTCATCCCCGCTCCGGTACATGGTTTTAGGAACTAA
- a CDS encoding TetR/AcrR family transcriptional regulator — protein sequence MPVVSSTELTLRRQEILEGARRCFAEHGYEGATVRRLEETIGKSRGAIFHHFSDKENLFLALAREDAARMAEVVAENGLVEVMRDMLDHPERHDWLATRLEITKMLRTDPAFRARWQEHQRVLDEAVVTRLERNAHLGRMRDDVPIQVLHTYLETVMDGFISRLASGTATEDLDQVLDLVEETVRSHSKPTS from the coding sequence GTGCCCGTTGTAAGTAGCACCGAACTGACGTTGCGTCGCCAAGAGATCCTAGAAGGGGCTCGCAGGTGTTTCGCTGAGCACGGCTACGAGGGAGCGACCGTACGTCGTCTGGAAGAGACTATAGGAAAGTCTCGTGGCGCAATTTTTCATCATTTCAGCGACAAAGAAAATCTTTTTCTGGCGTTGGCACGGGAAGACGCCGCACGGATGGCGGAAGTTGTTGCGGAAAACGGCTTGGTTGAAGTCATGCGAGATATGCTTGATCATCCGGAGCGACACGATTGGCTGGCCACGCGGCTAGAGATCACCAAAATGCTCCGCACGGATCCAGCTTTCAGAGCTCGGTGGCAAGAGCATCAACGAGTATTAGACGAAGCGGTAGTAACTCGCCTTGAGCGAAATGCGCATTTAGGAAGAATGCGTGACGACGTCCCCATACAGGTGCTTCATACCTACCTGGAAACAGTGATGGATGGCTTTATTTCCCGCCTAGCTTCCGGTACAGCGACAGAGGATCTTGATCAAGTCCTCGACCTTGTAGAAGAAACTGTGCGTTCTCACTCAAAGCCTACGTCGTAG
- a CDS encoding ATP-binding protein, translated as MRNPFRPSFGVNPLVVAGRTSIVDNFGFALREGIGAPYRFILISGTRGTGKTVLLNQLEAEAKELQWECVRARASDHEHHELIHVSLPQLLKQGQPRGPHIGVSGVSIANIGGITFDKPSQLPPQVSLWSIMNDVARDLTASGSGLLITMDEVQSASPESLHFLMDAIQDCVRNEYNIALAVAGLPLEISKLLAHEGTTFLRRAMHIPIEALNNDDVRTAIAQTVRQGGKDIDNQALSTLTYACHGYAYLIQLCGSIAWTMAGSHDISEEHVNRSLPLVIERMGQQVHMPAMKGIPYREMQFLIKLAESEGPANFNELGAELGIPGSQPSTYRRRLLDRGVIVATGRGRADFALPYLREHLRLNAEQYL; from the coding sequence ATGCGCAATCCATTCCGCCCCAGCTTTGGAGTCAACCCCCTTGTTGTTGCCGGAAGAACTTCCATCGTGGATAACTTCGGCTTTGCACTAAGAGAAGGCATTGGCGCCCCCTATCGCTTCATACTTATTAGCGGAACTCGTGGAACTGGCAAAACCGTTCTCCTCAATCAACTAGAAGCAGAAGCCAAGGAATTGCAGTGGGAATGCGTTCGTGCCCGCGCGTCCGACCATGAGCACCACGAGCTTATTCATGTCTCATTGCCACAGCTGCTTAAACAAGGACAACCCCGCGGGCCGCATATAGGAGTTTCGGGCGTATCCATTGCCAATATTGGAGGGATAACCTTTGACAAGCCTTCTCAGTTGCCACCTCAGGTATCCCTATGGTCGATAATGAATGATGTTGCAAGAGATCTCACTGCAAGTGGATCTGGACTTTTGATCACGATGGATGAGGTGCAATCAGCGTCACCCGAATCACTTCATTTCCTCATGGACGCCATCCAAGACTGCGTACGCAATGAATACAATATCGCGTTGGCTGTGGCAGGACTGCCGCTTGAGATATCAAAACTCCTTGCGCATGAGGGAACCACATTTCTTCGTCGCGCAATGCATATCCCGATAGAAGCTTTGAATAATGATGATGTTCGCACGGCCATTGCCCAAACGGTCAGGCAGGGCGGGAAGGACATCGACAATCAGGCACTTAGTACTCTCACCTACGCATGCCATGGGTACGCCTACCTCATTCAACTATGCGGTTCGATCGCATGGACCATGGCGGGATCTCATGACATATCCGAAGAGCACGTCAACAGATCCCTCCCCCTAGTCATCGAGCGCATGGGACAACAAGTTCATATGCCAGCAATGAAGGGCATCCCTTATCGTGAGATGCAATTCCTTATCAAGCTTGCAGAATCTGAAGGTCCTGCCAATTTTAATGAACTGGGAGCCGAACTAGGCATACCAGGAAGCCAGCCTTCTACATATCGCAGGCGACTCCTTGATCGTGGCGTTATAGTCGCCACGGGGCGCGGACGCGCAGACTTTGCTCTCCCCTATCTGCGCGAGCACTTGAGGCTCAACG
- a CDS encoding ACT domain-containing protein, with translation MFAIISVTGADHTGIIAAVATKCAELEININNVSQTIMDGYFTMILHVSFDDSATDIATIQEHMAGVEKDQNLVIRIQSQAIFDAMNTI, from the coding sequence ATGTTCGCCATTATTTCCGTCACCGGTGCAGACCACACTGGAATCATTGCTGCAGTCGCTACCAAATGCGCAGAGCTTGAAATCAATATTAATAATGTGTCGCAGACAATCATGGATGGCTATTTCACCATGATTCTTCACGTCTCCTTTGATGATTCTGCGACAGACATCGCCACGATTCAAGAGCACATGGCAGGAGTGGAAAAGGATCAAAATCTGGTCATCCGGATTCAGTCCCAAGCCATTTTCGATGCTATGAACACAATCTAG